The DNA window CATACAGCTTCAGGTCTTCTACGATAGAAGTTTCCGGAATATCGGACATGTCGTTGCCTTTATTTCTGAATTTCAGCGGGATGAAGGTGTTGAAGCCATGTGTTTCATCCTGCAGCTGACGCAGTTGCTCCATATGATCAATACGGTGAGCATAGGTTTCTACGTGACCGTAGAGCATGGTAGCGTTGGTGGTCATACCCTGGTTATGGGCAGCGCGGTGGATGGCCAGCCATCCGTCACCATCTACTTTGTCGTGGCATATTTTGGCACGCACATCAGGATGGAATATCTCAGCACCGCCGCCAGGCATGGATTGCAGGCCTGCTTCGTTGAGGATACGCATACCTTCTTCGAGGCTTACCTTGGCTTTGCGGAACATATAATCCAGCTCTACAGCGGTAAAACCTTTAATATGGAGGTCGGGGCGGTGTGCCTTGATTTTTTGGATCAGCTCTACAAAGAAATCGAGCTGCATTTTAGGATGTACGCCACCCACAATATGTACTTCCGTAACAGGCTGGTTGTCGTATTTTTTCACGATGTCCAGCATCTGGTCGATACTGAGTTCCCATCCTTCTTCCCTGTTTTTATAGAGGCGGGAGTAGGAGCAGAAATGGCAGGTGAAAACACATACGTTGGTAGGCTCGATATGAAAGTTACGGTTGAAGTAAGTCTTGTCGCCGTGCATACGCTCCCGAACGTGGTTGGCCAGTGCGCCTAAAAAGCCGATATCACCTTTCTCAAATAAGGTCAGCCCATCCTCGGGCGTAATTCTTTCCTTGCGGAGAATTTTTTCTGCAATGCTCTTCAGGGAAGTATCCAGTGTGGCTTGCTGAAGAAGCGTTTGAACTGCCGGGTAATCTTGTCTCATCGTCATCTTACTTTCATTAATTTAATGGTGTTGGCCCTGTTCCTGTAAATTAATTTTACAAAATAAACACCATTTGGCTCATTTACCAAATTAAAGGTCATCCGGTTGTTGCGCCCGATGGCATTGCCTGGTTGTGTGGCTATCAGCTGACCGGCAGCATTATAGACGCTTACCTGTAACAGATCAGTGGGGATTTCATAGAAGGAGATCCATACCAGGCCGTCTGTAGGATTCGGATTCACCAGCACGCCGGCTTTCCGCAGATCAGGATTGATGTCTTTGCTGACAATTCTTATATTATCAATATAAATATTATTCTCTGAGTTTGATATATTTCTGAAAGCTACCTGAAACTTATCTTTACCCACCAGTGCCGTTATATCTACCGAATCGCGGCGCCATTCGCTGGCTGTAGGTACAAATTCAGTCTGTAATGCGGTAGGGTGGGTGATCAGGTTTTTACCCCATTTGTTATAAGCAATGTTCAAAGTCTGATGACAGTCTTTGGTAACTAGTACCTGCAGCGTGTCCCATACGTTACCGGTCATATC is part of the Chitinophaga flava genome and encodes:
- the mqnE gene encoding aminofutalosine synthase MqnE, producing MRQDYPAVQTLLQQATLDTSLKSIAEKILRKERITPEDGLTLFEKGDIGFLGALANHVRERMHGDKTYFNRNFHIEPTNVCVFTCHFCSYSRLYKNREEGWELSIDQMLDIVKKYDNQPVTEVHIVGGVHPKMQLDFFVELIQKIKAHRPDLHIKGFTAVELDYMFRKAKVSLEEGMRILNEAGLQSMPGGGAEIFHPDVRAKICHDKVDGDGWLAIHRAAHNQGMTTNATMLYGHVETYAHRIDHMEQLRQLQDETHGFNTFIPLKFRNKGNDMSDIPETSIVEDLKLYAVARLYMDNFPHLKAYWPMLGRNTAQLTLSFGVNDLDGTIDDTTKIYSMAGAEEQNPSMNTAQLAHLIKQAGRRPVERDTVYNEIKDYTDVVFSEEELLTK